A genomic window from Eleginops maclovinus isolate JMC-PN-2008 ecotype Puerto Natales chromosome 9, JC_Emac_rtc_rv5, whole genome shotgun sequence includes:
- the mydgf gene encoding myeloid-derived growth factor, with protein sequence MATLSNLCVFINVSFLLLFLFISASAERQKTVEFNVKPGGVVHTFTEAVKEYECSFTYASQGGTNEQWLMSVGLSDDDKLFSCSVWRPQGKSYLFFTQFKAELKGTKIKYANAYSQTAGAGHSDVPLKPEEFTVGESTVTHTDGKFSAQLSKLTAIGQTRHDEL encoded by the exons ATGGCGACCCTAAGtaacttgtgtgtttttattaatgtctcttttctgctcctcttcctcttcatctctgcCTCTGCTGAGCGACAGAAGACGGTGGAGTTCAACGTGAAGCCGGGAGGAGTGGTGCACACCTTCACAGAGGCCGTA aaggAATATGAGTGCTCGTTCACCTATGCTTCACAAGGGGGAACCAACGAg CAATGGCTGATGAGTGTTGGTCTGAGTGACGACGACAAACTGTTCTCCTGCTCTGTGTggag GCCTCAGGGGAAGTCGTACCTGTTTTTCACGCAGTTCAAAGCCGAGCTGAAGGGAACCAAAATTAAATATGCCAACGCCTAT TCTCAGACGGCGGGAGCAGGACACAGCGACGTGCCTTTGAAGCCGGAGGAGTTTACCGTAGGAGAGTCCACAG tgacacacacagacggaAAGTTCAGCGCACAACTCTCTAAGCTCACCGCCATCGGACAGACGCGACACGACGAGCTGTGA